One part of the Lathamus discolor isolate bLatDis1 chromosome 23, bLatDis1.hap1, whole genome shotgun sequence genome encodes these proteins:
- the KRT80 gene encoding keratin, type II cytoskeletal 80 isoform X2 yields MTNPCTAFSSGSLSSWELSGKAGSTSPDRLGRCSPSGLASNGYRDGGYRCSSYSSFSIDGRLLAPVHLDIDTDFQAMRQQEKEDIKSLNNQFVTLIEKVQCLEQQNKVLTTRWNFLKDQDNSHSESDIKAIYDQYMSKMNQEMKALTYEQENLESELTKVLSTMDNFRSKYEDEIRLCSGMEYTFMELKKDLDVSTLHRTELEVKLNGLQELMELKKTIYEQELEELLTEIKDISVVLGIDNACKLDLSRIVEEVRAQYEALALRSWEEAEALTRRKLNEGSIQSSTYGGHLLDSRREIADLNIQIQKLRSCIVSQKSQCLYLEEHIKEAGEHGEMALKDAKAKLVKLEEALQKSKEDMAHLVKEYQELMNIKLALDVEILTYRKLMEGEESSMEQPIPTVISSVHSRPKHLSASTLRNSKLFARKPGSTNGEMKANGGSTKALPPRSHSDDPVTPEAEAVSSGAQPKLSSLPTEECS; encoded by the exons ATGACTAACCCCTGCACAGCCTTCAGCAGTGGCTCCCTCTCCTCCTGGGAGCTgtcagggaaagcaggaagcacaTCCCCGGATCGCCTGGGCCGCTGCAGCCCCAGTGGCTTGGCCAGCAATGGCTACAGGGATGGTGGATACAGATGCTCCTCTTACTCCTCCTTCTCCATCGATGGGAGACTTCTGGCCCCCGTGCACCTCGACATCGACACGGACTTCCAAGCCATGCGGCAGCAGGAAAAAGAGGACATCAAGTCGCTCAACAACCAGTTTGTGACCCTCATTGAGAAG GTCCAGTGCTTGGAGCAACAGAACAAGGTCCTGACGACAAGGTGGAACTTCCTGAAGGATCAAGACAATTCCCACTCGGAGTCAGACATCAAGGCCATCTATGATCAGTACATGAGCAAGATGAACCAAGAGATGAAGGCGCTCACCTATGAGCAGGAAAACCTGGAGTCGGAGCTGACAAAGGTCCTGAGCACCATGGATAACTTCCGGAGCAA GTACGAGGATGAAATCCGCCTCTGCAGTGGCATGGAATACACCTTCATGGAGCTCAAAAAG GATTTAGACGTGAGCACCTTGCACAGAACAGAGCTGGAGGTTAAACTCAATGGGCTCCAAGAGCTGATGGAATTGAAGAAGACCATCTACGAGCAG gaactggaggagctgctgACAGAAATCAAGGACATCTCTGTTGTGCTGGGAATTGACAACGCGTGCAAGCTGGACCTGAGCAGGATTGTGGAAGAAGTGAGGGCCCAGTATgaggctctggctcttcggAGCTGGGAGGAGGCTGAAGCACTCACCAGGAGAAAG CTGAATGAAGGCAGCATCCAGTCAAGCACCTACGGGGGTCACCTCCTGGATAGCCGCCGGGAGATCGCAGACCTGAACATCCAGATCCAGAAGCTGAGGTCCTGCATCGTGTCCCAAAAGAGCCAG TGCCTTTACTTAGAGGAGCACATCAAAGAAGCAGGAGAGCATGGCGAGATGGCCCTCAAGGATGCCAAAGCCAAACTGGTCAAGCTAGAAGAAGCCCTACAGAAGAGCAAGGAGGACATGGCTCATCTGGTGAAGGAGTATCAGGAGCTGATGAACATCAAGCTAGCACTGGATGTGGAGATCCTAACTTACAGGAAGCTGATGGAAGGCGAGGAGAGCAG CATGGAGCAACCAATACCCACAGTCATCAGCAGCGTCCACTCCAGACCAAAGCACC TTTCTGCCAGCACCCTGAGGAACTCCAAGCTCTTTGCAAGAAAACCAGGCAGCACCAATGGGGAGATGAAGGCAAACGGAGGCAGCACAAAGGCGCTGCCCCCCAGAAGCCACAGTGACGACCCAGTGACaccagaagcagaagctgtctccagtggtgcccagccaAAGCTCAGCTCCCTGCCCACCGAGGAGTGCTCCTAG
- the KRT80 gene encoding keratin, type II cytoskeletal 80 isoform X1, which yields MTNPCTAFSSGSLSSWELSGKAGSTSPDRLGRCSPSGLASNGYRDGGYRCSSYSSFSIDGRLLAPVHLDIDTDFQAMRQQEKEDIKSLNNQFVTLIEKVQCLEQQNKVLTTRWNFLKDQDNSHSESDIKAIYDQYMSKMNQEMKALTYEQENLESELTKVLSTMDNFRSKYEDEIRLCSGMEYTFMELKKDLDVSTLHRTELEVKLNGLQELMELKKTIYEQELEELLTEIKDISVVLGIDNACKLDLSRIVEEVRAQYEALALRSWEEAEALTRRKLNEGSIQSSTYGGHLLDSRREIADLNIQIQKLRSCIVSQKSQCLYLEEHIKEAGEHGEMALKDAKAKLVKLEEALQKSKEDMAHLVKEYQELMNIKLALDVEILTYRKLMEGEESSMEQPIPTVISSVHSRPKHRKWFYPRSLGKPRGNERFLTPPFLSPHPAVSASTLRNSKLFARKPGSTNGEMKANGGSTKALPPRSHSDDPVTPEAEAVSSGAQPKLSSLPTEECS from the exons ATGACTAACCCCTGCACAGCCTTCAGCAGTGGCTCCCTCTCCTCCTGGGAGCTgtcagggaaagcaggaagcacaTCCCCGGATCGCCTGGGCCGCTGCAGCCCCAGTGGCTTGGCCAGCAATGGCTACAGGGATGGTGGATACAGATGCTCCTCTTACTCCTCCTTCTCCATCGATGGGAGACTTCTGGCCCCCGTGCACCTCGACATCGACACGGACTTCCAAGCCATGCGGCAGCAGGAAAAAGAGGACATCAAGTCGCTCAACAACCAGTTTGTGACCCTCATTGAGAAG GTCCAGTGCTTGGAGCAACAGAACAAGGTCCTGACGACAAGGTGGAACTTCCTGAAGGATCAAGACAATTCCCACTCGGAGTCAGACATCAAGGCCATCTATGATCAGTACATGAGCAAGATGAACCAAGAGATGAAGGCGCTCACCTATGAGCAGGAAAACCTGGAGTCGGAGCTGACAAAGGTCCTGAGCACCATGGATAACTTCCGGAGCAA GTACGAGGATGAAATCCGCCTCTGCAGTGGCATGGAATACACCTTCATGGAGCTCAAAAAG GATTTAGACGTGAGCACCTTGCACAGAACAGAGCTGGAGGTTAAACTCAATGGGCTCCAAGAGCTGATGGAATTGAAGAAGACCATCTACGAGCAG gaactggaggagctgctgACAGAAATCAAGGACATCTCTGTTGTGCTGGGAATTGACAACGCGTGCAAGCTGGACCTGAGCAGGATTGTGGAAGAAGTGAGGGCCCAGTATgaggctctggctcttcggAGCTGGGAGGAGGCTGAAGCACTCACCAGGAGAAAG CTGAATGAAGGCAGCATCCAGTCAAGCACCTACGGGGGTCACCTCCTGGATAGCCGCCGGGAGATCGCAGACCTGAACATCCAGATCCAGAAGCTGAGGTCCTGCATCGTGTCCCAAAAGAGCCAG TGCCTTTACTTAGAGGAGCACATCAAAGAAGCAGGAGAGCATGGCGAGATGGCCCTCAAGGATGCCAAAGCCAAACTGGTCAAGCTAGAAGAAGCCCTACAGAAGAGCAAGGAGGACATGGCTCATCTGGTGAAGGAGTATCAGGAGCTGATGAACATCAAGCTAGCACTGGATGTGGAGATCCTAACTTACAGGAAGCTGATGGAAGGCGAGGAGAGCAG CATGGAGCAACCAATACCCACAGTCATCAGCAGCGTCCACTCCAGACCAAAGCACCGTAAGTGGTTTTATCCCCGCAGCTTGGGAAAGCCGAGGGGGAATGAAAGGTTTCTGACCCCTCCGttcctttccccccaccctgcAGTTTCTGCCAGCACCCTGAGGAACTCCAAGCTCTTTGCAAGAAAACCAGGCAGCACCAATGGGGAGATGAAGGCAAACGGAGGCAGCACAAAGGCGCTGCCCCCCAGAAGCCACAGTGACGACCCAGTGACaccagaagcagaagctgtctccagtggtgcccagccaAAGCTCAGCTCCCTGCCCACCGAGGAGTGCTCCTAG